One segment of Oscillospiraceae bacterium MB08-C2-2 DNA contains the following:
- a CDS encoding flagellin, with protein sequence MIIQHNISALNSHRQLGINNASTAKNLEKLSSGYRINRAGDDAAGLAISEKMRGQIRGLEMATQNAQNGVSLIQTAEGGLNETHAILQRMRELAVQSANGTYDDDVDRLNLDEEVQALKAEIDRIATYTSYNGIKLLDGSLGGKAGSAAMADVGLGALNTNYTIAGGTGFASGASYSGSATFIIRENDVLVQVAGMSGVQKVTKAAAAFAFKDAQGATITASVNSTAMKEGVVSGFKWSYTAVADGTAIDGATDTADLSGVMVANKNSELTFQIGANGTADQKVGLHVDNMSTMYLGNTDDGYVMDVSVTTQTSANTAIGTIDAAINQVSTQRAGLGALQNRLEHTINNLGVTRENLQSAESSIRDVDMAKEMMDFTKNNILSQAAQAMLAQANQLPQGILQLLR encoded by the coding sequence ATGATTATTCAACACAATATTTCCGCCCTGAATTCTCACAGACAGCTTGGCATCAACAATGCCAGCACTGCAAAGAATCTGGAGAAGCTTTCTTCCGGTTACCGGATCAACCGTGCCGGTGACGATGCCGCCGGTCTTGCTATCTCTGAAAAAATGAGAGGCCAGATCCGTGGCCTTGAAATGGCAACCCAGAATGCCCAGAACGGCGTATCCCTGATTCAGACAGCAGAGGGCGGCCTCAATGAGACCCATGCCATCCTGCAGAGAATGAGAGAGCTTGCTGTTCAGTCTGCCAACGGCACCTACGATGATGACGTTGACCGTCTCAATCTGGATGAAGAGGTTCAGGCTCTGAAGGCTGAGATTGACCGTATCGCCACCTACACCTCCTACAACGGCATTAAGCTGCTGGATGGTTCTTTGGGCGGTAAGGCTGGTTCTGCCGCAATGGCTGATGTAGGCCTTGGTGCCTTGAATACCAACTACACTATTGCTGGTGGTACTGGTTTTGCATCAGGGGCATCTTACAGCGGCTCCGCTACTTTTATTATCCGGGAGAATGATGTTCTGGTTCAGGTTGCGGGGATGAGCGGTGTTCAAAAGGTTACCAAGGCTGCTGCTGCTTTTGCCTTTAAAGATGCACAGGGTGCTACTATTACAGCTAGCGTAAACTCCACCGCCATGAAGGAAGGCGTTGTTTCTGGATTCAAGTGGTCTTATACAGCAGTTGCCGATGGTACGGCTATTGATGGTGCTACTGACACTGCTGACCTTTCTGGAGTAATGGTTGCTAACAAAAATTCTGAGCTGACCTTCCAAATCGGAGCCAACGGCACCGCTGACCAGAAGGTGGGTCTCCATGTGGATAACATGTCTACCATGTATCTGGGCAACACAGACGATGGCTATGTGATGGATGTATCGGTTACAACCCAGACCTCTGCTAACACTGCTATCGGCACCATTGATGCAGCTATCAACCAGGTTTCCACCCAGCGTGCAGGCCTTGGTGCTCTCCAGAACCGTTTGGAGCACACCATCAACAACCTGGGTGTAACACGGGAGAATCTGCAGTCTGCTGAAAGCTCTATCCGTGATGTAGACATGGCAAAAGAAATGATGGATTTCACCAAGAATAACATCCTTTCTCAGGCTGCTCAGGCAATGCTGGCTCAGGCCAATCAGCTGCCTCAGGGTATCCTCCAGCTGCTCCGGTAA
- a CDS encoding flagellin, giving the protein MIIQHNISALNSHRQLGINNASTAKNLEKLSSGYRINRAGDDAAGLAISEKMRGQIRGLEMATQNAQNGVSLIQTAEGGLNETHAILQRMRELAVQSANGTYDDDVDRLNLDEEVQALKAEIDRIAEYTSYNGIKLLDGSLGGKKVDTAVNKTTGSQAKFLMGELGLGSAAFAITGGTGLKDINGTLIVRGSGATATFALQVGDQVIAGSANDATYADATGFGFTFEDGTKVTMSIDGAMSTKTGAKQGVITGVHFNAAGTAITLSDAMAGTKTSELTFQIGANGTADQKVGLHVDNMATGFLGNATDGYVAAVSVASQTSANAAIGTIDAAINQVSTQRAGLGALQNRLEHTINNLGVTRENLQSAESSIRDVDMAKEMMNFTKNNILSQAAQAMLAQANQLPQGILQLLR; this is encoded by the coding sequence ATGATTATTCAACACAATATTTCTGCTCTGAATTCCCACAGACAGCTTGGCATCAACAATGCCAGCACTGCAAAGAATCTGGAGAAGCTTTCTTCCGGTTACCGGATCAACCGCGCTGGTGACGATGCCGCCGGTCTTGCTATCTCTGAAAAAATGAGAGGCCAGATTCGTGGTCTTGAAATGGCAACCCAGAATGCCCAGAACGGCGTATCCCTGATTCAGACAGCAGAGGGCGGCCTCAATGAGACCCATGCCATCCTGCAGAGAATGAGAGAGCTCGCTGTTCAGTCTGCCAACGGCACCTACGATGATGACGTTGACCGCCTCAATCTGGATGAAGAGGTTCAGGCTCTGAAGGCTGAGATTGACCGCATCGCTGAGTATACCTCCTACAACGGCATTAAGCTGTTGGATGGTTCCTTGGGCGGTAAGAAGGTAGATACAGCGGTTAACAAAACCACTGGCTCACAGGCAAAGTTCTTGATGGGCGAATTGGGCTTAGGTTCAGCTGCCTTTGCAATCACTGGCGGTACCGGACTGAAAGATATTAATGGTACTCTGATTGTTAGGGGAAGTGGTGCTACTGCTACCTTTGCTTTGCAGGTAGGAGATCAGGTTATTGCTGGCTCCGCTAATGATGCCACCTATGCAGATGCTACTGGTTTTGGTTTTACCTTTGAGGATGGGACGAAAGTCACCATGAGTATTGATGGTGCAATGAGCACTAAGACTGGAGCAAAGCAGGGCGTTATTACTGGCGTTCACTTTAACGCCGCTGGTACTGCAATTACTCTGAGTGATGCTATGGCTGGTACTAAGACCTCCGAATTGACCTTCCAGATTGGAGCCAACGGCACCGCTGACCAGAAGGTAGGCCTCCATGTGGACAACATGGCCACCGGTTTCCTTGGCAACGCCACCGATGGGTATGTGGCGGCTGTTTCGGTTGCTTCTCAGACCTCTGCTAATGCTGCTATCGGCACCATTGATGCAGCTATCAACCAGGTTTCCACTCAGCGTGCAGGTCTTGGTGCTCTTCAGAACCGTTTGGAGCACACCATCAATAACCTGGGTGTAACACGGGAGAATCTGCAGTCTGCTGAAAGCTCTATCCGTGATGTAGACATGGCAAAAGAGATGATGAATTTCACCAAGAATAACATCCTTTCTCAGGCTGCTCAGGCAATGCTGGCTCAGGCCAATCAGCTGCCTCAGGGTATCCTCCAGCTGCTCCGGTAA
- a CDS encoding PASTA domain-containing protein — translation MNKSDTSLCMGCMNPLREDGSCGFCEYQGDHAFHNPDYLPPGTSLQDRYLLGRVDRYNGEGATYIGYDRLRKSRVWIREYFPTTLAGRRADTGFLEPLPGMGAQCKALMSDFQDLCNEVRRLSISDAVIPILDAFCANNTVYAIYEDLGVQSLEDYLIDHGGKLSLEETQKLMMPLLNTVDNIHAQGSLHRGLSPYTIYIDEAGRLYLWDFALAATRTAKSELSAELFNGYSAPEQYSANGWQGSWTDVYALGALLYRVLTGFVPPKSIMRSPDRPLATLAELTDVPQAISDAVQKAMELSTNQRTQVVGSVAGQLLQRESDSTMVYDNLAREKKELARIRAQERAEKHRLTLRNILYVALALVVTVLFLFGAVWYYVTHYGADAIRGNHSSSSAESSLWEEESGAAVPDNAVPLFVGKKLVDIQSNQAYQERFDFVIKEEFNDIYEAGIVVSQSPTEGTAMVNRGNVTLVVSKGKEELEVPALVGKTRSEAMVILTELGIQFEFLEKAEPSISPDTVITTLPEEGTKIDLKRDKVILMITPAADSSSKSTPAQEASSSRPPSFFDSLDLDDDE, via the coding sequence ATGAATAAAAGTGATACATCCCTTTGCATGGGCTGTATGAATCCTCTCCGGGAGGATGGAAGCTGTGGGTTTTGTGAATATCAGGGCGACCACGCTTTTCACAACCCTGATTATCTCCCACCGGGAACCAGCCTGCAAGACCGCTATCTGCTGGGGCGTGTGGATCGCTATAACGGCGAGGGCGCCACTTACATAGGCTATGACCGCCTGCGCAAAAGCCGGGTTTGGATCCGGGAATACTTCCCCACCACTTTAGCTGGCCGCCGAGCGGATACCGGCTTTTTAGAGCCGCTTCCCGGCATGGGTGCACAGTGCAAGGCGTTGATGTCGGATTTTCAGGATCTCTGCAACGAGGTTCGGAGACTGAGCATTTCGGATGCGGTGATTCCCATTCTGGATGCCTTCTGCGCCAACAACACCGTATACGCCATCTATGAGGATCTGGGTGTACAAAGTCTGGAGGATTATCTCATCGATCACGGGGGCAAGCTTTCTTTAGAGGAAACTCAAAAGCTGATGATGCCTCTGCTGAATACAGTGGATAATATCCATGCACAAGGCTCTCTCCACCGGGGTCTTTCCCCTTACACCATCTACATCGATGAAGCGGGCAGGCTTTACCTGTGGGATTTTGCGCTGGCTGCCACCCGCACAGCAAAAAGCGAGCTGAGCGCAGAGCTGTTCAACGGCTACAGCGCTCCCGAGCAATATTCCGCCAACGGCTGGCAGGGCTCTTGGACCGATGTTTATGCCTTGGGCGCATTGCTTTACCGGGTTTTGACCGGCTTTGTTCCGCCTAAATCCATCATGCGCAGCCCGGATCGGCCTCTGGCCACTCTGGCTGAGCTGACTGATGTTCCACAGGCGATTTCCGATGCGGTTCAAAAGGCGATGGAGCTTTCCACCAACCAGCGCACACAGGTTGTGGGCAGTGTGGCCGGCCAGCTGCTGCAAAGGGAATCCGACAGCACCATGGTTTATGACAATCTGGCCCGTGAAAAAAAAGAGCTTGCCCGCATTCGTGCTCAGGAACGAGCAGAAAAGCACCGGCTTACCCTGCGCAACATCTTATATGTGGCGCTGGCTTTGGTGGTTACGGTACTTTTCCTTTTTGGCGCAGTGTGGTATTATGTAACTCATTACGGTGCTGATGCGATCAGGGGCAACCATTCCTCTTCATCGGCAGAATCTTCCCTTTGGGAGGAAGAATCAGGCGCCGCTGTCCCCGATAATGCCGTCCCCCTGTTTGTGGGCAAAAAGCTGGTGGATATTCAAAGCAATCAGGCCTATCAGGAACGCTTTGATTTTGTCATTAAGGAAGAATTCAACGATATATACGAAGCTGGCATTGTGGTCAGCCAATCTCCCACAGAGGGAACCGCAATGGTCAACCGTGGCAATGTTACTCTGGTTGTCAGCAAAGGCAAAGAAGAGCTGGAGGTTCCTGCACTTGTGGGTAAAACCCGCAGCGAGGCCATGGTAATTCTCACCGAGCTGGGCATTCAGTTTGAATTCTTGGAAAAGGCAGAGCCTTCTATCAGCCCCGATACTGTTATCACCACTTTACCGGAGGAAGGAACCAAAATAGACCTCAAGCGGGATAAGGTGATTTTGATGATTACCCCTGCTGCGGATTCCTCCAGTAAATCTACGCCGGCACAGGAGGCTTCTTCCTCCCGGCCTCCATCCTTTTTTGACAGTCTGGATTTGGATGACGATGAATAG
- a CDS encoding bifunctional enoyl-CoA hydratase/phosphate acetyltransferase, giving the protein MNLEALTAQLKTRSPQRLAIAAAEDDEVLKAAHESLHLGITLPVLIGDTTTIQELARRLSLDLTGMPVIQSEGPIRSAALAVELVRQGEADMLMKGLLQTADLLRAVLHREKGLRTGKTLSHVGAMHCLSTGRTLFITDSAMVMYPDLKTKAELIANAVKMASAMGVKQPKVAAIAAVELVNPDMPPTIDAALLTMMNRRGQIRDCIVDGPLAMDLVLNAEAARHKGVDSPVAGQADILLMPNIEAGNAAMKAMVNMGDCLMGGVVMGARVPIALTSRADSHQSKVYSIACAAAVGACQ; this is encoded by the coding sequence ATGAATTTAGAAGCCTTAACCGCCCAATTGAAAACCCGCTCTCCCCAAAGGCTGGCTATCGCAGCCGCCGAAGACGACGAGGTTCTCAAGGCGGCTCATGAAAGTTTGCATTTGGGCATAACATTGCCTGTTTTAATTGGAGATACCACCACGATTCAAGAGCTTGCCCGCCGGCTCAGCTTGGATTTGACCGGTATGCCTGTAATCCAATCGGAAGGCCCTATCCGCTCTGCCGCATTGGCGGTGGAGCTGGTGCGCCAAGGGGAAGCGGATATGCTGATGAAGGGCTTGCTCCAAACAGCCGATCTGCTACGGGCAGTGCTTCATCGAGAAAAAGGACTGCGTACCGGGAAAACCCTCTCTCATGTGGGGGCCATGCACTGCCTTTCCACCGGGCGCACCCTTTTTATCACAGATAGCGCCATGGTGATGTATCCGGACCTAAAAACCAAAGCCGAGCTCATTGCCAATGCAGTCAAAATGGCTTCGGCTATGGGGGTGAAACAGCCTAAGGTGGCCGCTATTGCCGCTGTAGAGCTGGTGAACCCGGATATGCCTCCCACAATCGATGCTGCCTTATTAACCATGATGAACCGTCGGGGCCAGATTCGAGACTGCATTGTGGATGGCCCTCTCGCTATGGATCTAGTGCTGAATGCCGAAGCCGCCCGCCACAAAGGGGTGGATTCCCCGGTGGCTGGTCAGGCCGATATTCTTCTGATGCCCAACATAGAAGCCGGCAACGCCGCTATGAAGGCAATGGTGAATATGGGCGACTGCTTGATGGGCGGCGTGGTCATGGGCGCTCGTGTTCCCATTGCGCTGACCTCCCGGGCCGATTCCCACCAGAGCAAGGTGTATTCCATTGCCTGTGCGGCGGCTGTGGGAGCCTGCCAATAG
- a CDS encoding YebC/PmpR family DNA-binding transcriptional regulator yields MSGHSKWSTIKRKKGKTDAQRAKIFTKIGREMAVAIREGGSDPIANGKLRDLISKAKSLNVPNDNIERAIKKAGDKDNDNYESITYEGYGPNGVAVMVECLTDNRNRTAGDLRHYFDKNGGNLGQSGSVGFLFERKGILIIENNGLDEDKVMEDCLECGAIDFDIEAEAVEIFTSPNEVGKTREALEAKGYTFESAEPEYVPSTYVRLDDDNRVKMEKLLDMLEDNDDVQNVWHNWEE; encoded by the coding sequence ATGTCAGGTCATTCTAAATGGAGCACCATCAAACGCAAAAAGGGCAAGACCGATGCCCAGAGAGCCAAGATTTTCACCAAGATCGGCCGTGAAATGGCTGTTGCCATTCGCGAGGGCGGCTCAGACCCCATCGCCAACGGCAAGCTGCGGGATTTGATTTCCAAAGCCAAATCGCTCAATGTCCCCAACGATAACATTGAGCGGGCCATTAAAAAGGCCGGGGATAAGGATAACGATAATTACGAGAGCATCACCTACGAAGGCTACGGCCCTAATGGCGTGGCTGTTATGGTGGAGTGCCTCACCGATAACCGCAACCGCACAGCAGGTGATCTTCGCCATTATTTTGATAAAAACGGCGGTAATCTCGGCCAGAGCGGAAGCGTTGGATTTTTATTTGAGCGCAAGGGCATACTGATTATTGAAAACAATGGTCTGGATGAGGATAAAGTGATGGAGGACTGCTTGGAATGCGGCGCCATCGACTTTGATATTGAAGCCGAGGCCGTTGAAATTTTCACCTCCCCCAATGAAGTAGGAAAAACCCGTGAGGCTTTGGAGGCCAAAGGCTATACCTTTGAATCCGCCGAGCCGGAATATGTTCCTTCCACCTATGTGCGGCTGGATGACGATAATAGAGTCAAAATGGAAAAGCTGCTGGATATGTTGGAAGATAACGACGATGTGCAGAATGTCTGGCACAACTGGGAAGAATAG
- a CDS encoding NADP-dependent malic enzyme, which yields MTNQEKALELHKQWRGKIRVEPNCPMGTREELALAYTPGVAEPCKLISKEPELSYLYTRRWNTVAVVTDGTAVLGLGDIGPEAGMPVMEGKCALFSAFGGIDAIPLCVRSKEVEDIVKTVTLLAGSFGGINLEDISAPRCFEIERRLKESCDIPIFHDDQHGTAVVVVAAVFNALKLVKKEIGQIRVVVSGAGAAGMAVASLLMEVGVRHLAMADIHGPLYKGRVNMDAFQKEMAEVTNMEGITGALADLMVGADLFVGVSAPNLVTAEMVRSMNRDPIIFAMANPVPEIDYDLAKENGVAVMGTGRSDYPNQINNVLAFPGIFRGVLDARAKEVNDEMKIAAAKAIADLVSDEELSPEFIIPSALDPKVAPAVAAAVAKAAAESGTARI from the coding sequence ATGACAAATCAGGAAAAAGCACTGGAGCTTCATAAACAGTGGCGCGGAAAAATCCGAGTGGAACCCAATTGCCCTATGGGAACAAGAGAAGAGCTGGCCTTGGCTTATACACCGGGGGTGGCGGAGCCTTGCAAGCTGATCAGCAAGGAGCCCGAACTGAGCTACCTTTATACCCGCCGGTGGAATACGGTGGCGGTGGTAACCGATGGAACCGCTGTGCTGGGGTTGGGGGATATCGGCCCGGAGGCTGGTATGCCGGTTATGGAAGGCAAATGTGCCTTGTTCAGTGCCTTTGGGGGGATTGATGCCATTCCTCTATGCGTGCGCAGCAAGGAAGTGGAGGATATAGTCAAAACTGTTACTTTGTTGGCAGGCAGCTTTGGCGGCATAAATTTAGAGGATATTTCGGCTCCCCGCTGTTTTGAAATTGAGCGCAGGCTCAAGGAAAGCTGCGATATACCGATTTTTCATGACGATCAGCACGGCACTGCGGTGGTGGTGGTTGCGGCAGTATTCAACGCCTTAAAGCTGGTTAAAAAAGAAATTGGGCAAATTCGAGTGGTGGTCAGCGGTGCAGGAGCCGCCGGTATGGCGGTAGCCTCCCTTCTGATGGAGGTAGGGGTGCGCCATCTTGCCATGGCGGATATTCACGGCCCTCTCTATAAAGGCCGGGTCAATATGGATGCTTTTCAGAAAGAAATGGCGGAGGTGACCAACATGGAAGGCATAACCGGGGCTTTGGCGGATTTGATGGTGGGTGCCGACCTATTTGTGGGGGTTTCCGCTCCCAATTTGGTAACCGCCGAAATGGTCAGAAGCATGAACCGTGACCCGATTATTTTTGCTATGGCCAACCCGGTGCCGGAAATTGATTATGACCTTGCTAAAGAAAACGGTGTGGCGGTTATGGGCACCGGGCGTTCTGATTACCCCAACCAGATCAACAATGTTCTGGCTTTTCCCGGGATTTTCCGTGGTGTGCTGGATGCAAGAGCCAAAGAGGTCAACGATGAAATGAAAATTGCGGCGGCAAAAGCGATTGCAGACTTGGTCAGCGATGAAGAGCTTTCACCTGAGTTTATTATTCCCTCTGCGCTGGACCCAAAGGTTGCCCCAGCTGTTGCGGCGGCGGTTGCAAAGGCTGCGGCGGAAAGTGGAACAGCCCGGATTTGA
- a CDS encoding flagellin: protein MIIQHNISALNSHRQLGINNASTAKNLEKLSSGYRINRAGDDAAGLAISEKMRGQIRGLEMATQNAQNGVSLIQTAEGGLNETHAILQRMRELAVQSANGTYDDDVDRLNLDEEVQALKAEIDRIAEYTSYNGIKLLDGSLGGKEVASAGDVRTAIGGSAAAAVTIVLNSGAGAQALSGKTATLIMRSGGKYALQVDGKTYSMGTGNAFKVGTGADDTVILGTGFAASTKAGVITGVELTAAGADYSNAMVGNKASELTFQIGANGTADQKVGLHVDNMATGYLGNATDGYVAAVSVASQTSANAAIGTIDAAINQVSTQRAGLGALQNRLEHTINNLGVTRENLQSAESSIRDVDMAKEMMDFTKNNILSQAAQAMLAQANQLPQGILQLLR, encoded by the coding sequence ATGATTATTCAACACAATATTTCTGCTCTGAATTCCCACAGACAGCTTGGCATCAACAATGCCAGCACTGCAAAGAATCTGGAGAAGCTCTCATCCGGTTATCGGATCAACCGTGCCGGTGACGATGCCGCCGGTCTTGCTATCTCTGAAAAAATGAGAGGCCAGATCCGTGGTCTTGAAATGGCCACCCAGAATGCCCAGAACGGCGTATCCCTGATTCAGACAGCAGAGGGCGGCCTCAATGAGACCCATGCCATCCTGCAGAGAATGAGAGAGCTGGCTGTTCAGTCTGCCAACGGCACCTATGACGATGACGTTGACCGTCTCAATCTGGATGAAGAAGTTCAGGCTCTGAAAGCTGAGATTGACCGCATCGCTGAGTATACCTCCTACAACGGCATTAAGCTGCTGGATGGCTCTTTGGGCGGCAAGGAGGTGGCTTCTGCTGGTGATGTTCGGACTGCAATCGGTGGTTCTGCTGCTGCTGCTGTGACCATTGTTCTCAATTCTGGTGCTGGGGCTCAGGCTCTTTCCGGAAAAACCGCTACTCTTATTATGCGCAGCGGTGGTAAGTATGCTCTTCAGGTAGACGGCAAGACCTATTCTATGGGCACTGGCAATGCTTTTAAGGTAGGCACTGGTGCCGATGATACTGTTATTTTGGGAACTGGCTTTGCAGCCTCTACCAAAGCGGGTGTTATCACAGGCGTTGAGTTAACTGCTGCTGGTGCTGACTATTCCAATGCCATGGTGGGCAACAAAGCCTCCGAGCTGACCTTCCAGATCGGAGCCAACGGCACAGCCGACCAGAAGGTTGGCCTCCATGTGGATAACATGGCCACCGGCTATCTGGGCAACGCTACCGATGGTTATGTAGCGGCTGTTTCGGTTGCTTCTCAGACCTCTGCTAATGCTGCTATCGGCACCATTGATGCAGCTATCAACCAGGTTTCCACCCAGCGTGCAGGTCTTGGTGCTCTCCAGAACCGTTTGGAGCACACCATCAACAACCTGGGCGTAACACGGGAGAATCTGCAGTCTGCTGAAAGCTCTATCCGTGATGTAGATATGGCAAAAGAAATGATGGATTTCACTAAGAACAACATCCTTTCTCAGGCTGCTCAGGCAATGCTGGCTCAGGCCAATCAGCTGCCTCAGGGTATCCTCCAGCTGCTCCGGTAA
- a CDS encoding flagellin, with protein MIIQHNISALNSHRQLGINNASTAKNLEKLSSGYRINRAGDDAAGLAISEKMRGQIRGLEMATQNAQNGVSLIQTAEGGLNETHAILQRMRELAVQSANGTYDDDVDRLNLDEEVQALKSEIDRIANYTSYNGIKLLDGSLGGTETSTSAAARGALGFGATGEITLSGAAATTFSGKTATFIVRGNGTDATFALQVDDKTYEGKASGTATVFQISDTLAVSFAGVAAGTGVKEGVITGIKLSVAGTDAFANTMAGIDSSALTFQIGANGTADQKVGLHVDNMATGFLGNATDGYVMDVSVTTQTGANNAIGAIDAAINQVSTQRAGLGALQNRLEHTINNLGVTRENLQSAESSIRDVDMAKEMMDFTKNNILSQAAQAMLAQANQLPQGILQLLR; from the coding sequence ATGATTATTCAACACAATATTTCCGCTCTGAATTCTCACAGACAGCTTGGCATCAACAATGCCAGCACTGCAAAGAATCTGGAGAAGCTTTCTTCCGGTTACCGGATCAACCGTGCCGGTGACGATGCCGCCGGTCTTGCTATCTCTGAAAAAATGAGAGGCCAGATTCGTGGCCTTGAAATGGCAACCCAGAATGCCCAGAATGGCGTATCCCTGATTCAGACAGCAGAGGGCGGCCTCAATGAGACCCATGCCATCCTGCAGAGAATGAGAGAGCTTGCTGTTCAGTCTGCCAACGGCACCTACGATGATGACGTTGACCGTCTCAATCTGGATGAAGAGGTTCAGGCTCTGAAATCCGAAATCGACCGTATCGCCAACTATACCTCCTACAACGGCATCAAGCTGCTGGATGGTTCTTTGGGTGGAACTGAGACTTCTACTTCCGCAGCTGCTCGTGGAGCGCTGGGATTCGGCGCTACCGGAGAAATTACACTTTCCGGTGCTGCAGCCACAACTTTTTCTGGTAAAACCGCAACATTTATCGTTCGCGGCAATGGAACCGATGCTACCTTTGCTCTGCAGGTGGATGACAAGACTTATGAGGGCAAAGCGTCTGGCACCGCTACGGTCTTCCAGATTTCCGATACTTTGGCGGTCAGCTTTGCCGGAGTTGCAGCTGGAACAGGTGTTAAAGAAGGCGTTATCACCGGTATTAAGTTGTCCGTTGCCGGTACAGATGCTTTTGCTAATACAATGGCTGGTATCGATAGCTCTGCGCTGACCTTCCAGATTGGAGCCAATGGCACCGCTGACCAGAAGGTAGGCCTCCATGTGGACAACATGGCCACTGGTTTCCTTGGCAATGCCACCGATGGGTATGTAATGGATGTTTCCGTGACAACTCAGACCGGCGCCAACAATGCTATTGGTGCAATTGATGCAGCCATCAATCAGGTTTCCACCCAGCGTGCAGGCCTTGGTGCTCTCCAGAACCGCTTGGAGCACACCATCAATAACCTGGGTGTAACACGGGAGAATCTGCAGTCTGCTGAAAGCTCTATCCGTGATGTAGACATGGCAAAAGAGATGATGGATTTCACCAAGAATAACATCCTTTCTCAGGCTGCTCAGGCAATGCTGGCTCAGGCCAATCAGCTGCCTCAGGGTATCCTCCAGCTGCTCCGGTAA
- a CDS encoding flagellin yields MIIQHNISALNAQRQLGINNSSSASNLEKLSSGYKINRAADDAAGLAISEKMRGQIRGLAMAESNAQNGISLIKTAEGGLNETHAILQRMRELAVQSANGTYDDEVDRLNINKEVSALKLEIDRIAASTNYNGISLLDGSLGGEVMKTKSAALEGVGIKSAATFVMTGTKVASGTTVNLVVRHSGTAKGIALQVGTETITGKTSDGNTYTFSTTDGAIFTLAQAAGVFKSDSTVGGVITGMKVNAGGDTLNYSDLMVAKAASELSFQIGANGTADQQVGLKVFNMSTAYIGDRESGNYINDVTVTVQDDANAAIGVIDKAINQVSTQRAGLGALQNRLEHTINNLGVTQENLQAAESTVRDVDMAKEMMEFTKNNILSQAAQAMLAQANQLPQGVLQLLR; encoded by the coding sequence ATGATTATTCAGCATAATATTTCTGCTCTGAATGCCCAAAGACAGTTGGGCATAAACAATTCTAGTTCTGCCAGCAATTTGGAAAAGCTTTCTTCCGGTTATAAGATCAACCGTGCTGCCGATGATGCCGCCGGTCTTGCCATCTCAGAAAAAATGAGAGGCCAGATTCGGGGCTTGGCTATGGCCGAAAGCAATGCCCAGAACGGTATCTCTCTGATCAAAACAGCAGAGGGTGGCCTTAACGAGACCCATGCCATTCTCCAGAGAATGAGAGAATTGGCAGTGCAGTCTGCCAACGGTACTTATGATGACGAAGTGGATCGCCTGAATATTAATAAGGAAGTCAGTGCCCTCAAGCTGGAAATTGACCGTATCGCTGCTTCCACCAATTATAACGGCATCAGCCTCTTGGATGGTTCCTTGGGCGGTGAGGTTATGAAAACAAAATCCGCTGCTTTGGAAGGGGTCGGCATTAAAAGTGCGGCTACTTTCGTCATGACAGGAACTAAGGTCGCCTCCGGCACCACCGTTAATTTGGTTGTGCGCCATAGCGGAACGGCCAAAGGAATTGCCTTACAAGTGGGTACCGAAACCATTACTGGTAAAACATCGGATGGCAACACCTATACTTTTAGCACAACTGATGGGGCTATCTTCACCTTGGCACAGGCTGCGGGTGTTTTTAAGTCTGATAGCACAGTTGGCGGCGTTATCACCGGAATGAAGGTAAATGCAGGCGGTGATACTCTTAATTATAGTGATCTCATGGTTGCAAAGGCTGCCTCTGAATTATCCTTCCAAATCGGGGCCAACGGCACTGCCGATCAGCAGGTGGGTCTCAAGGTCTTTAATATGTCTACCGCTTATATTGGAGACAGGGAAAGCGGAAATTACATCAATGATGTGACGGTTACTGTACAGGACGATGCCAATGCGGCTATCGGCGTTATTGACAAAGCCATCAATCAGGTTTCTACCCAGCGTGCAGGCCTTGGTGCTCTGCAAAACCGTTTGGAGCACACCATCAACAACTTGGGCGTAACACAGGAAAACCTGCAGGCTGCTGAAAGCACCGTCCGTGATGTAGACATGGCGAAGGAGATGATGGAGTTCACCAAAAACAACATCCTTTCGCAGGCCGCACAGGCTATGCTGGCACAGGCAAACCAGCTTCCTCAGGGCGTGCTTCAGCTGCTTCGGTAA